Proteins encoded within one genomic window of Chrysemys picta bellii isolate R12L10 chromosome 6, ASM1138683v2, whole genome shotgun sequence:
- the CCDC125 gene encoding coiled-coil domain-containing protein 125 gives MSEVFTLQSKQEERDSEGEEDDMTCGDLGNGLGRRPGGVYEMEGLNVHTFRSRKGSDKIFNPLLLKKGEESDAAIFHYSKCNGLYDVSSKKLGISGVTRCSRQNSSESNSDVSNEELRQQLRETIEEVEILKVELEASQRQLEGKEEALKILQNMTVFNKATSHTKAMLQKTEEQKRALEKEINALQWEIEFDQERFKNIEETWTEKCDRIYCENAALKKTLKLRTDEVRTLKSENAILNQQRLEFLAMLDVKQQKIIQENMSINKSGFTEITGLELAVLGACTCNASGGEPCSCAKMSAATRKQLLQLRQECEALKKSKEEAYIMADAFRIAFEQQLMQRKDQALRLTQVNKICKKETKLINWKRLKEDGLMKLQGNKKNLGQKLTGMLISDADCRKMEELDNPHEILRMLIDLLNDKEEALAHQRKVSYMLARAMEGKEDASKQSNENNLSGENITLKNHQDTASESQESTEPEYSCCQNLGSQDNTFSILNTKIYQKSARPLKKSHSWPSRNLKENYVQGIDETTDMNCTYQEHSELKNNL, from the exons ATGAGTGAGGTGTTCACATTACAAAGCaaacaggaggagagagactCTGAAGGTGAAGAGGATGACATGACCTGTGGAGACTTGGGAAATGGACTTGGTAGAAGACCTGGTGGTGTCTATGAAATGGAAGGTTTAAATGTGCACACATTTAGATCTAGGAAAGGGTCTGATAAGATCTTCAACCCGCTTCTGTTAAAGAAAGGGGAAGAAAGTGATGCTGCAATTTTTCACTATTCAAAATGCAATGGTTTATATGATGTGTCATCCAAAAAGCTTGGAATAAGTGGCGTTACTAGATGCAGCCGACAAAATAGTTCTG AGTCTAATTCTGACGTGTCAAATGAAGAATTAAGGCAACAACTTCGGGAGACTATAGAG GAGGTAGAGATTTTAAAAGTAGAGCTTGAAGCATCGCAGAGACAACTTGAAGGAAAAGAAGAAGcacttaaaattctgcaaaatatg ACAGTGTTTAATAAAGCCACTAGTCATACAAAAGCAATGCTTCAAAAAACTGAGGAACAAAAGAGAGCTTTAGAAAAG GAAATAAATGCTTTGCAATGGGAAATTGAATTTGATcaagaaagatttaaaaacataGAAGAGACATGGACAGAAAAATGTGACAG GATATATTGTGAAAATGCAGCCCTTAAGAAAACATTGAAACTCAGAACAGATGAAGTTAGAACTCTTAAATCTGAAAATGCAA TTTTGAATCAACAGCGCTTGGAGTTTCTTGCAATGCTTGATGTAAAACAACAGAAGATTATTCAGGAAAATATGTCCATTAATAAAAGTGGCTTTACAGAAATTACAGGTCTTGAA CTGGCGGTTCTTGGAGCCTGCACCTGTAATGCTTCTGGAGGAGAGCCCTGTTCCTGTGCTAAAATGTCAGCTGCAACTCGAAAGCAGCTCCTTCAGCTCAGACAAGAG TGTGAAGCTCTGAAGAAGAGTAAAGAAGAAGCGTATATAATGGCAGATGCCTTCAGAATTGCGTTTGAGCAGCAGTTAATGCAGAGGAAAGACCAGGCTTTGAGGCTCACACAAGTGAATAAGatctgtaaaaaagaaacaaaacttaTAAACTGGAAACGCCTGAAAGAGGATG GACTTATGAAGTTGCAAGGGAACAAGAAAAATCTGGGACAAAAGTTGACGGGCATGCTTATTTCTGATGCTGACTGCAGGAAAATGGAAGAATTGGATAATCCTCATGAAATCCTTAGGATGCTAATAGATTTG cTGAATGATAAAGAAGAGGCTTTGGCTCATCAAAGAAAGGTTAGTTATATGCTGGCTCGTGCAATGGAGGGAAAAGAAGATGCATCAAAGCAGAGTAACGAAAACAATCTTTCAGGAGAAAACATTACTCTGAAGAACCATCAAGATACAGCTTCAGAATCTCAAGAGTCAACTGAGCCTGAATATTCATGTTGCCAAAATCTTGGCTCTCAGGACAACACTTTCTCAATTCTCAACACAAAAATATATCAAAAATCAGCAAGACCACTTAAAAAATCACATTCCTGGCCATCCaggaatttaaaagaaaattatgtgCAAGGGATAGATGAAACTACAGATATGAATTGTACATATCAAGAGCACTCAGAATTAAAAAATAACTTGTGA